From the Lactobacillus johnsonii genome, the window TTATTTTGGCGAAAATCAGCCAGAGTTTGAAGTTTTAAGCTTTTTGCTAAAAGGAAAGAAATATCATGCCAAGCTTATTAATGCTTGGGATGAAACAGTGGAAGATTTTGATCAAGAAGTTGAAAATGATAAATATATTCATTTACCACGGAAAGATTATCAAGCTTTGTTATTAATAGCAGAATAGAAAAAGAAGAAGGATATACATTTTAAAAGATGTTGTATCCCTTTTTTATATCATAAATTTTATACTATAATACTCAATGTAAGCGCTAATAAACATAGGAGGATAAAATATATGGCACAATTTGAAAACAATAATTTCGGTGATGTATTACTCAATCGTCATTCGGTTCGGCATTTTGATAAAAATGTGAAAATTTCTCGGTCTGAATTAAGAGAGATAGTTAAAGAAGCAACTACGGCACCTTCTGCATGTAACTTACAAGCATGGCAATTTGTAGTAGTGGATACTGATAAAGGTAAGAAGAAACTACATGAATTTTACATGTCCTTTAATAATCCGCAAATTGATACATCAAGTGCAGTTATTCAGATTTTTGGTAACACTTTAGCCTTTAAGAAGTACCGTGCATTATGGGATCAAATGTATGCAGAAAAGAGA encodes:
- a CDS encoding nitroreductase family protein, which translates into the protein MAQFENNNFGDVLLNRHSVRHFDKNVKISRSELREIVKEATTAPSACNLQAWQFVVVDTDKGKKKLHEFYMSFNNPQIDTSSAVIQIFGNTLAFKKYRALWDQMYAEKRISKEELDKVYNTFLPLYEHADKTMLTADAMVDSSLAAMQLMLIARAHGYETNAMAGYDAKKAASVMGLDPEQYVPVMGIAIGKPDKNVEELKSVRYPVDEVLKFE